A segment of the Doryrhamphus excisus isolate RoL2022-K1 chromosome 7, RoL_Dexc_1.0, whole genome shotgun sequence genome:
ttactctcaTGAATTTGTGACCAATATTCTCGGAAATGTACGACGTTTTGTCTGAAAAACTTTATCCcggtaaatttaattttttgtttttgttgtccaaATACTGCATAGTACTTTCTATTTACTTCGACGCATCTTTCGTTGTGTACTTGCTAACGTTTCTCCCAAATAATTTGGTACGCTCCCGAAGAGACGAGAAGTCCTAGCGTAGCGGAAGCTTGCCAAAAATCCGAAACAAGCAATTAACCCATCCCTTGGCCCAGAGGCGTGCACGGCGGCGTGGAGCGAGCAGGTAGCGCTGTTGGCTGGCGGACATCCCCGTCTCCGTCGGAGGAAACGAGGGAACATGTGGTGGAAGCAGACGGAGGCTGGCACGGCGCGGGCGGGAAAGCAGCGCCTGAAAGCTTCATTATGTCCCAGCTGTTGGACTCGCTGTCGCCTACAGCCAAAGCAACCGTGACACAACCAATGGCGTCGCTGAGAGtaaacttgttttctctctttGTGTTTAGTAGGGAAACATGGATGATTCAATGTCTTATGTTCCATTGGGACAGACAGCTACGCTAATTCTTATTATGTGCATGTCCGCATTTCGCTAGCATTCAGTTAGCATTTAGCTAGGGGCGGCCATACTTCaatccctcctttatggcgCTTAATAAGCTTCTTTGTAGGTCGTATTCAACCACAGAAAAGCGGTCAcatattcttttcttttttttttttaatgcgatACCGTGAGgagcccccgggctgcactttggacacccctaccctAAAGACTGGACAAACATGATTCATTAAATATAAGTaagataatttaaaaaactaaaaatacatatataaatacatgatcaaaataaataataaaaataaataaaaataaataaaatactaaaaatgtaaaaatgcattgtaatattgtaaaattctaataataaataaaataaaaatgcatgcattttagttactcaaaaatatataaaaatattttttaaatattaaaatataattaaaatatataattaaaatatattaatattaaaatattaacatttttcatatataaaattattttaaatactatataaataaaaagtaatcaataaataattgaattaataaaaataataaatgtaatagttattaaataaataatattatataaaataaaatacaaaaattgcaTGATTAGTTATacatgaatgttattttttttacatataaataaaataaacctccagaataatatataataacataataatatccaaaatgaaatgaaatgatggcAGCTTTCCCAATGGCTGCCATCATTTCAGTCAATAAAAGCGCACGTCTGTGGAAGACGACACACTGAGCGTAACAAATGATCTCCAGACGTGGAGATGGAGATGAACATTGACCTTTACTGACCTTTCCCGCCTTATCGGCTCCTCGTTGGCCTTTTACGTGGCGTCGCCGCTGAGGTCCTGCACACTTATTTCTATTAAAGGCACTCAGAGATGACAACAAACACGTAGTGCGTCTGCACTGCCGCTCCACCGCCGCTCCACTGCCGCCATCGTTCCATCACAATCAGTCATCTTGGCCTGATGGATGGTTTGTTCCATCTTCTTTTATTGGAACTGATGGAGGCTACTGTAGAGATCTTAGTTATAGGTGTCATTTATagaatacaattatttttaataatcacagaacaaaaattatttaattatgctAAAATATCACTTTACAGTATAcagctaaaatgtcatttttaaaaaataaataaaaattaaataattgtatttatgtatatttataattaaatttttaggccataacaataaaaaaaagctttattttctttctaAAAGCTACTTTCCTGTTTACCACTCGCGCACCAAATAACCCATTCGCTACCCacagtggccaccagatggcagtgTGGCGCCGCAGTCCGGCCATCCTGAAAGCGCCTTTACACAAAAGTGTGGAAAAAATAAgttcaaaaacaaataaagaaaattcacaaaaaccttaaaaaatagatgtaaaatgacaaatataattgtaaaaaagtgaaaaaataagtaagaataaaataaaatcaattgaaattgacaaatatgtaaaaaaatatacaaaaatgacaaaactgtaaaagaaaattaaaatgacttacacaaaagtgcaaaataaaattagaaatacaaatgtacaaaagaaaaaatacaaataaaaacaaattaaaatataaatgatgatgcaatataaaataaaataataaaaatagcttacatacgaataaaaaaataagtcggaataaaaatgtaaaaaccaaaattacaaatattaaaaaaatatatttaaaaaatacagcaaaaaaataaatgaaactgtaaattaaaaataagtaaaattacaaaaacgtatataatttaaaatacaaacgatgatgaaatataaaaagtgtaaaataaataataaaaatggcttaCACGCGTGtaaaaaaatcagaataaaaatgtaaaaaccaaaattacaaatataaaaaaatatatttaaaaaatacagcaaaaaaataaatgaaactgtAAAAGAAAAGAccttacataaaataataagtacaaataaaaatgtaaaataaataaatgtataagataatagaaataaagtgaaaataaaagaaaaagaggtGGTGACTTCATGGCCAATTGGCGAACCCTTGACCCCTCGGCACCCCAGCATAGCCGTACAGTATAAACAACAATGTAAATAATAGTATACACAACAATATAAACCGTGTATATAACATAAACAACTTATTTAGTACTTAGTCTAAGACAATGTGCTCACTGTCCTAAAGTTTGCATGGGTTCACCTTACCAGGATCACCCGTGGAGAAGGGCGGCGCTCCGTCAGCCATTTGTGGCGGCAGCAAAAGTAGTTTGTTAAGCCTTTGGAAAGTGGTACGGCCCCCCTTTTAGCtcggtgggggcggggggtaggGGGGACGTCGGAAACAAAGTCAGCATTGAAACGGCGACCCCTGCGGCGCGTCTGTGACAGGAGGAATGCTTGTGCTGCTTTTCATTAGTCTGCAACGTAGCAAGTGCAGAcacaaacgtgtgtgtgtgtgtgtgtgtgtgtgtgtgcggcctGTAATTAGCGTTTGTGTCTGCTTGGGAGGACAGCGCCAAACGACCCTCCGGGGGGTGGAGGAAATCCCCAAActacagagagacagagactgCCAACATCTGAAGTGCAGCAGTTGAGGATTTTGACAACAAACTGGACTCCACTTCAGAAATGACAGAAagatatatagattttttatttcatatttcatatttcatacacCAAcatatgacatcatttttacacaCGGGAGCGCATGAAGGACCCAAGTGGAGACCAAGACGTCCGCAATCAACAAAAAATCCGCAATCccggggcgtgggggggggggcaactttTGCCCCCAACTTTATCCAGCAAAATGAAAGGAGGACCGGCTTTGTGTTTATAAAACACAGCTGACGCCAACACACGGGATCGAACATAAGCGTACATCTCCATTGGCTAAATACAACATCACTGTCGTACAGTGGACACCAGGGGTGGCGGGGATAGGAGGGGTACCATTTTTGGGGGGACCTTTACTGTGTTTGACtacccaaaaaaagaaaaaaacaatttaaaattgcatttaacaataaaaaaaatattattatattttaattatagaTTATAAAATGTCCTTACTGTATTTAACTGtccaaaaaaaagatggaagtaatttatgacatttaaaaaaaatggcctttgctgcatttattaaaaaataaatcacattagccggaaattattgtttttttttgtttttttttaaagatcggTTAGAAAATTGCTTCTACTGTAATTGAAAATCACAATAGTTGgaattgttttttgaaaaataaaaagtaaaaatatatataataatataaataatatatatatgataataaaatttttaaaaagtacggctacccccccaaaaaattataaTCAACGAATTTTTGTCCTCCAAAAATGATAAATTTGAAAATTtaatatcacccccccccccccccccaaaaaaaaagggaaggtAATAAATCACATTAGccggaaattattattattattatttttttaaagattggtTAAAAAATTGCTTTTACTGTAATTGAAAATCACAATAGTTGgaattgttttttgaaaaataaaaagtaaaaataatatatatataataatatatatataatatatatgataataataaaaaaaaaagtactgctACCCCCCAAAAATTATAATCACCTAATTTTTGTCCTCCAAaaatgataatgaatgaatgaaattaatttgaaaatttaatatcaccccccccccccccccacaaaaaaaaaatggtaggtTTGAATCCTTAggtttgaaaaaacatttttggataATTTTTCAAACTGGACGAGATCTggaatttgtgtgtttttattttttaaataaactcacaaatatttttaaaagaataagACCAGAATAtctctatatatatgtatatataaatatattatatatatttatttaatatggaAAACGGAGGCCTTGTGAGTTCGAAGTGGTTTCCAAATCGTCTTTAATGGGGTTCGGATGCACCTCATATTTCATTCCCATTGATTTAAAAATGGCGCCCCACCCCCCTCTCCCACGGGGCCTTAATTCGGACCCCCTTCCCTTGGGGACGACCGCTTTGAGTGCCGTCACAAAAAAGGTTGCGATGTTCTCAGATCAGTAGATGCTACTTTTCTGGGGTTGAACTCCCAACGATGTTAAATATTAGCACCGCCGGGCGCTTGTTTACGTTACGGTGTTTCCCTCCATGGTCAGGTGATGGAGGATTTCTCGGACGAGAACGTTCCCCGCCTCTTGCATCATTCATGGACACGAAAAAATGTTAATGGTGGTAAAATATACACGAGATAGGAAAATAAACATCGTTATTTACACGCTTCCCTTTACCAAAGAAAACATTACTGCCCTAAAGAATACGACCGTCTGTCTTTTCCCTGATCTCTGGATACCGCCTACAATTAGGACCGCCATTTTGACCAAAATCATGAGATTTCAAAAATATGCTTGTACATTTACCGGAAAAAGAGTCAgtcatttatgaaaaaagtcgtaaatttacgagaaaaaaaaattggagatttaggagaaaaaaagttgtaatattaccaaaTTTCAGACTTTACTCTTGAAAATTTGCGACTTTATTTTCAGGATTTACAACAAAAAGCTGGAAATGTGCACAAAAAgcatacatttacaactttattgttgtaaatttaaaaaagggtAAAGTAcgagaaaaaattgtaatataagaataaagtcatacatttccgagaaaaaagttgtaaaattacaagaataaagttgtacatttacgagaaaaagtctgaatattatgagaataaagttgtatatttctgggaaaaaaaagtcataatattacgagaataaagtcgtccatttacgagaaaaagtctgaatattatgagaaaaaagtcgcatatttctgagaaaaaagtcgtacatttacgagaaaaagtcgtaatattacaagaataaagtcgtccatttacgagaaaaagtctgaatattatgagaaaaaagtcgcatatttctgagagaaaaaaaagtcataaatttacgagaaagtcgtaaatttacgagaataaagtcatccaaTTACGAGAAATAGTCTGTATATTATCAGATATTACGCAATTTTCCAgaaatatttttcttgtttgttttagataatattgaaaaattattacattatttttcctcataatatttacaagtttattcttgtaaaattgctgttAAAGTATAAGCTTCTAAAATTCCCTCATTTCTTGTAATAAAAATTCttcacattatttttaatatttcaactttatgctcctaaaataactttattttcaaatataagtgacattttttctcttaatattttgactttcttctgctgcatgctgcaaatggcccccgggccgcactgtggacacccctgccttttagtgtggaacctgtttatgtcGACGCCCCTTGTACAAGCTGACAGCCCAACAaaacatttctatttttatatttacgtGGAAAATCTTAAAATCCATCATCCTATCAACCGGCTTATTTTGCACTaagcaggaagtcactgtgtgtgGCGTGTCGCTACCGTTTCAGGCAATCGTGACAAAGTATACGACGAATACGACAACACTTACGGATGTACTGTTTCAATGTTTCATAGAAACGAGCCTTTTTTGGTCTCCAACACGAAGGTCTGGTGCCATAAAAGAGAACaaatttgatcattttgccgacctcttgcatgcatgtttttgtttggatgGACGACAGAAGGCTTCGCTTTGTCCTTGTGTGTCTCcgcacctgggcgtgttggttctatagctgaGCGCTTTTTTTAATGACTCCATACTTGgattgttgacataaacgggttgCCAGGTCCTCCACAATTGACACGAACATCCATGAAAAACACGTAGAAGAATCTCTGAATTGAAGAAaacccgcccccctccccttctTCACTGAGCCAGTCGCTATCTGAGGATGCCATATAAATTTCCTACtaatatgaccccccccccccccatgtctcCCCTTTTGTcgtataaaaagtataaaaagtgCTACTGACAGCTGACGGGGATGAAGAAAAGCAGTATGAAGTGAAAGGATggtgcgttttttgtttttccagtcCCCCTCGTCCCCCCCACGTACGCGGGGAAGGTGTGTGAGGTTGCCTAGGAGACGCTGGAGCAGTGGATGCTGGGGGAGCCCATTTGCGTCAGCACCTTGTCCAGCCACTGCAAGGGGCCGTTGAGGTGCAGCTCGAtccagcagggggtgctggtCACCGTCTGTCGCCTGGAAGGAAGGAGACCCGgggaggaaaataaaaaatgttgattgcGGCTGGATTTGTACGaatgatgacgacgatgatgatgatgacgatgacgatgacgcatgaataaaaaaaaaatacttgaagcAACACCCGGTTTGAGGTCGGCAGGCGCGGTAATCTGAATCCTGTTTTTAAGCGTCTCCACATGTCAGCATTGAACGCGAGCACAATAGCTTGTGGGCCGCCTGCCTTGTCTTACTATCAGTGACTCAGACCGTGTGGAAAAACTGAGAGGGAATCGGAAGAGGGGAAAGTCTgacatctcttttttttttttttgacggagtgcatgtgtgtttgtttaaaaatagaCTAGCGTGCCAGTTGAAGCCTGCGCTCTATTGATGAGGGAGGGGGGAGAGACGGGGGCCTGGGGGGTGACTCACTCCCCCCGGTTGTTTGTCTGGCCTGATCCGTAAAAAAACACGACCGCCGCCGCTGCTTACCTGTACTCGGCGCCCCAGCCCTTGACGAAGCTCATGCGGATGGTGCACATCCTGGTCAGCTGGTACACGGCCTCAAAGCCCTGGTTGACCGACTGGGCCAGCAGGGCGGCAAACTCCTGGTTGTTGAAGATCTTCAGATTACAGCCTGAGACGGGGGACAACagaggagcaaaaaaaaaaaacacattagacCCGCCATCTTTACCGCTAcgctaatccctcgtttatcacgggaCTTTCATAACTTCAGTAGGATTCCTTAAATAGGATCTATTCATAGGATATCCGATAATTAGCATCCCGATAtcagaataaaaatgtgtatcgGATTTttggagatatgtcatgttacacatatcggtatcggatgatatcggtatcggaaattgaatCGTGACAAAGTATACGACGAATACGACAGCACTTACGGATGTGTTGTTTCAATGTTTCATAGAAACGAGCCTATTtgtctgaatattatgagaataaagtcgtatatttctgagaaaaaaaatttgtaatatgacgagaataaagtcgtacatttacgagaaaaagtcgtaatattacgagaataaagtcatccatttacgagaaaaagtctgaatattatgagaataaagtcatatatttctgagaaaaaaagtcgtatatttctgagaaaaaaagtcgtatatttctgagaaaaaaagtcgtaatattacgagaataaagtcgtatatttctgagaaaaaaagttgtaatattatgagaataaagtcgtccatttaccagaaaaagtctgaatattatgagtataaagtcgtatatttctgagaaaaaaagtcataatattacgagaataaagtcgtacatttacgagaaaaagtcgtaatattacgacaataaagtcgtccattaacgagaaaaagtctgaatatcgtgagaataaagtcgtatatttctgagaaaaaatgtcataatattacgagaataaagtcgtacatttacgagaaaaagtcctaatattacgagaataaagtcgtacatttacgagaaaaagtcctaatattacgagaataaagtcgtacatttacgagaaaaagtctgattattatgacaataaagtcgtatatttctgagaaaaaaagtcgtaatattacgagaatagtcatccatttacgagaaaaagtctgaatattatgacaataaagtcgtatatttctgagaaaaaaaagtcgtacatttacgagaaaaagtcgtaatattacgacaataaagtcgtccattaacgagaaaaagtctgactatcatgagaataaagtcgtatatttctgagaaaaaatgtcatattacgagaataaagtcgtacatttacgagaaaaagtcgtaattttacgagaataaagtcgtacatttacgagaaaaagtctgaatattatgagaataaagtcgtatatttctgagaaaaaaagtcgtacatttacgagaaagtcgtaatattacgagaataagtcataatattacgagaataaagtcgtacatttacgagaaaaagtctgaatattatgagaataaagtcgtatatttctgagaaaaaaagtcgtacatttatgagaaaaagtcgcaatattacgagaataaagtcgtccaaaaaattattacattatttttcctcataatatttacaagtttattcttgtaaaattgctgttAAAGTATAAGCTTCTAAAATTCCCCCATttcttgtaataaaaaaatcttcccattatttttaatatttcaactttatgttttcagcaaaaaaaaaaagccaatattggacattCCTAATTAATACTTCTCAACATGTTTCTAACATTAgaaacctctagacatgaaataacacccctataatcacatttacacaTCATTTAAGTAATATAGGAGACATACTTAGAGAAaatggaggaagggggggggcagagttgtctttttttgtgtgttatcttgttggctaaatatatttggctacatttgtgaaatttatattttcataagaaacttttttttgctgaaattttGCTAAAATTATGCTATGTTCTACCGTTCTACTAAGAGAATCTAATCgttattatgatgtaaaaattggtattattatttagatatttgagctgtcacaaaagcaaaaaattattgtgtcaaattggaaaaaaaaaattttagttgggaactgatattttcccgaaacctacctatgttctactgctgattactaaagaatggaaaaatatagaaacacacctttttttccacaacattcTGTCATTCGTGTCTTGAAAGATTagtcaaaatcatccaaaatggccgccactgAGAGGGAcaccttttgaaaaaaatgcctgGGATTTTACATAATTGCTGGAGgatttttcagaaggcttttttttttatatgtgtgacccattacgtgcattcttagctgcctcttttttagctgtttggataTCTTTAGAATAAAGAAAGGTTCGAGTctaacataaggattgtggacaATGGGCGGACCGACGAAGCTCATTTTGGGCACCTTTTGTATTGacacaccataacccgcacaggaagctttctagatcttccagaatctgcacctataccAGCTGGATTCCCTTAGCACACCCATATAATGAAGTCCGGCTCAATACCACCATCTAATGGTCATATTAATGTACTGCTATTGTAGTTGCTAAATACCACCATCTAATGGTCATATTAATGTACTGCTATTGTAGTTGCTAAACACCACCATCTAATGGTCACTTTAATGTACTGCTGCTTCCTACAAACGTTATCTCAATGGGCGACGTTTTTCGCCAATAACTCCCCAACGGAAGGTCGTATCGACTTGGAACCGACTTCCGCCTACACTAATTCGGCCACGAGCTTTCAAATGATGCGTTCaaatgttagggttagggtgttagcaacggagcgttcagagccatcccaggGCGAACTTCCAACTCTCACCTGGTGGGATCTTGCAGACGGTGGCGGGGTGCCAGCCGTAGCGCTGGTTGCAGTTGGGGCTCTGAACAAAGATGGCGCTGTCACTGAGACACTCGGCGAAGACTTCCCCTCCGATGTAATAGAGTCGAACTCCACGGCCTTGAAGGAAGGCAAAGAGCAGTCAACGCTTCAGACGAATACCTCAAATGTCACGCCCGAGCGCGAAATGCGTGGGGAGGGGAAGTCTTTCAACGTGAGTCCCACCCACCGATGTGTCTCCGCGTTAGCTCCACTGCGGCGTTGCGGTTGACGTTGGACAACAGGCCCAGGCAGAAACGCTCCGAATTGGAAGGGTCCGTGAAGCCGTCCACCGTCAGCGAGGGCTGTGACGCGTGGAAGGTTTCTCCCACCCGCTGGTTCAGCTCGTAGTAGGAAATGGAGCACCAGAAGGCGGGTTCGCAGTACGTCACAGGCTGGAGATCTGGCACAAAATAATTGTGTCAaattaaaaatctttttttttttagttgggaactggtATTTTCCCGAAACctccctatgttctactgctgaattactaaagaatggaaaaatatagaaacacacctttttttcctgatgaaagacaggagtctagtttttattttggtcagtaccatgtttatatagccatagaacacaataatctgtgtgccttgaaagatcagtctaaatcagggatctcaaacatgcggcccgcgggccaaatgtagcccgcaggacactactttgaggcccccgccttgatatgaaagtttaatgttagtgcggcccgcgcaagtttgatatggatgttgtatggtatcatgtacccagaaaaaaatattacgtttgattaatgtttatgttaaaggttaaataactgttaatagttatcctccctatccatgtggaagtggtaagtttttggcgatttaagtttaaaggaaataacttgaaagctaccgtttaggtggctagctctctagtttgcgagttagcatgtgtctcaagactctgcagttgcgcaatatgttgtaaataaaaagagtataaatgtgactatagtcgtgttttgtcatgtcagagcttttattgtagaaaatcggaaccaaagcactgaaaaagtttgtatatttttccgtttttaatatatgcgtttttttgtggggggggacctgatgcggcccagccttgccgaGGAAGACATTTCGCGTCTTATTTATCAGCTAcctgaaaaatgcaaaaagtttAACCAGAGACCCCCATCGTGTTATGCCGACCGTGTTGgggcgtgtgcccgaatacagtgcacctttctgggccaGAGCAGTTGGCTcttcccctctatactctggttctcctgatagtagtgatgtggTTTTTAGTCATGTCCTGATATTTGATGACGACAACTGAGCCGGTCCACGGGGTCAAATTCTAATTTTTTTGAGTCTTTCCTACgtccaggtgtgcacaaactactgtaaaatataatgtatatttaaaaaagtagATCTAAAAGTTATTTAGTCCATGACTTTCATGTGTGGATCCAAGGCTGCCTGATGTTATTTGACCAGGATTTTGCAGCCCGGACCCCCCCGGTGTTTTCCGCTCCGTAGGATAAACACGGGATATTTATCGCTGATGTCCGTGTGGCCTGAATGGTGTCTTGGCTTGTTTTAACCGCTCACACGGTGCAAGGAAAACAAAGGCTCTTTCATCATCTGCTTTCCTTGACAAAAAAAGGAGTCAAATCAAACAAGAGTTTTCCCACCCGGGGAGATGTGCTACCCTAACATTTGTCTGCCGGTGAAGGCGTGCAgacagaaaagaaaacaaacagaaaaaaaaacacacgcgcCCACGCCGACCTTACCCAAGTTATTGTGTGTGGGGGAAACCGGGTTGGGAGACAGGTTTGGGGAGCCTGTGTCCATGCTGTGGGTCATCTGGTGATCGCTGGTCTCTCC
Coding sequences within it:
- the smad3a gene encoding mothers against decapentaplegic homolog 3a, whose protein sequence is MSILPFTPPIVKRLLGWKKGEQNGQEEKWCEKAVKSLVKKLKKTGQLDELEKAITTQNINTKCITIPRSLDGRLQVSHRKGLPHVIYCRLWRWPDLQSHHELRAVELCDYAFHTKKDEVCVNPYHYQRVETPVLPPVLVPRHTEIPSEFPLLDDYSHSIPENTNFPAGIEPQSNYIPETPPPGYLSEDGETSDHQMTHSMDTGSPNLSPNPVSPTHNNLDLQPVTYCEPAFWCSISYYELNQRVGETFHASQPSLTVDGFTDPSNSERFCLGLLSNVNRNAAVELTRRHIGRGVRLYYIGGEVFAECLSDSAIFVQSPNCNQRYGWHPATVCKIPPGCNLKIFNNQEFAALLAQSVNQGFEAVYQLTRMCTIRMSFVKGWGAEYRRQTVTSTPCWIELHLNGPLQWLDKVLTQMGSPSIHCSSVS